The Brucella anthropi ATCC 49188 genome window below encodes:
- a CDS encoding autotransporter family protein — protein MKKLWLASTAIISASLFTSAAWSAPCASNSNGTFTSNNATNNGGCSIASVAATIGDNSIWNTGFLLYSQNINRTMTIENDLTTTLKGSTGISVYGTAPTAFSTFDASGRTINLTIENLTANASLPIGDNIAKAGVGVSHGGTMTIGSLNLTMLNLPNGNDGSTFGLGQRFEHYGIVVGSTVNAAETLAFNGYQSKAIFDNMNIKMQSTNNGWNVYPLLAGIRVIQGAGGNSGNGSAGYVEVKNDLAIDINATSNDAIGIYISGSEHNGVVPEVHLNNSNIKIKSTSSRANAIRLGKTASIGTGEGRLFSTGHMEIDTLQAANDAAIDIIWQGAVLDANADTSSTTISAGREAITISGNASQATAQTVTSFNDLVATTASTTANLINVANNQNDYRLNIRGVNSDLKAASAGWLLNVNGTVQSPSAVTFNVSDGKITGLVNKAAPSTLEITVQDGAQWIMQEKGGATPSTTATFTQLNIANAAILDATAGAGALSDFVLQGNVLAETAGEIRLYDGTAGDRLTINGSYTGNGGLITFDTALGDDSSTTDMLVITGDTAGTTNVAVTNAGGEGAQTVEGIKIIEVGGASNGTFSLQGDYVHEGENAVVAGAYAYKLYQGGVASPADGDWYLRSQIKPVDPVDPVDPVDPVDPVDPTNPVDPTDPVTLPSEPLYQAGVPTYESYAQSLLGLNGVPTLQQRVGNRFWASNGNRVIAQGADPVGTPYAAPEEAGVAIEGNGVWGRIEGAHNSIEPRFSTSSTEYDQNIFKLQAGLDGMLAEIESGKLIGGVTVHYAHGKTKTKSVHGDGEISTDGYGFGGTLTWYGENGFYLDGQAQLTWYRSDLNSTLANSTLVDGNDGFGYALSIEGGKRIAIDQAWSLTPQAQLFYSSVDFDDFADTFGSQVSLDRGDSLQGRLGLTLDHESSWQNANGKLDRAHVYGIANLYYEFLEGTKVDVAGTSFASRNDRLWGGLGIGGSYNWNDDKYSIYGEGLVNTSLNNFGDSYSLKGQAGFRVKW, from the coding sequence ATGAAAAAACTATGGTTGGCCAGCACGGCAATTATCAGTGCAAGCCTTTTCACGTCTGCAGCTTGGTCCGCACCATGTGCATCAAATTCCAATGGCACTTTCACATCCAATAACGCTACCAATAATGGCGGGTGTTCGATTGCCTCGGTCGCAGCAACTATCGGAGACAATTCCATCTGGAACACGGGCTTTCTCCTGTACAGCCAGAACATCAACCGCACAATGACTATCGAGAACGATCTCACGACGACATTGAAGGGAAGCACGGGAATTTCTGTCTATGGCACTGCGCCGACGGCATTCTCCACATTCGACGCGAGCGGCAGGACCATTAACCTGACCATCGAGAACCTGACGGCCAACGCATCTTTGCCGATAGGCGACAATATCGCAAAGGCGGGTGTCGGCGTCAGCCATGGCGGAACCATGACGATAGGCAGTCTCAATCTTACGATGCTTAATCTGCCAAACGGGAACGACGGAAGCACGTTCGGCCTCGGCCAAAGGTTTGAACATTATGGCATTGTCGTTGGATCAACTGTAAATGCTGCGGAAACGTTGGCGTTCAACGGTTATCAGTCGAAAGCGATTTTCGACAATATGAACATTAAGATGCAGTCGACCAATAATGGATGGAATGTGTATCCTCTCCTAGCCGGCATAAGGGTTATTCAGGGCGCTGGAGGGAATTCCGGAAACGGGTCGGCTGGTTATGTCGAAGTCAAGAATGATCTGGCGATCGACATCAATGCGACATCCAATGACGCCATCGGAATTTATATTTCAGGTTCGGAGCATAACGGCGTTGTGCCAGAAGTTCACCTGAACAACAGCAATATCAAAATCAAAAGCACGTCCTCACGCGCCAATGCTATCCGGCTGGGCAAGACTGCGAGCATCGGTACCGGAGAAGGCAGGCTTTTTTCAACCGGCCATATGGAAATCGATACTCTTCAAGCGGCTAATGATGCAGCTATCGACATAATATGGCAAGGGGCTGTTTTGGATGCAAATGCTGATACATCCAGCACGACCATCAGCGCCGGCCGTGAGGCTATTACGATCAGTGGTAATGCTAGCCAAGCAACGGCTCAGACCGTGACGTCGTTCAACGATCTGGTTGCCACAACGGCCTCCACGACAGCGAACCTGATCAATGTGGCCAATAATCAAAACGATTACCGTCTCAACATACGTGGGGTAAACAGCGACCTAAAGGCCGCATCAGCTGGCTGGCTTTTGAATGTCAATGGCACCGTACAGTCTCCCAGTGCTGTTACATTCAATGTCTCCGATGGTAAAATCACCGGCTTGGTCAATAAAGCGGCACCTTCCACTCTTGAAATCACCGTACAAGATGGCGCTCAGTGGATAATGCAGGAGAAAGGTGGTGCAACGCCATCAACCACGGCAACATTCACGCAGTTGAATATTGCCAATGCTGCAATTCTGGATGCGACAGCAGGAGCGGGCGCACTGTCAGACTTCGTTCTACAGGGCAATGTATTGGCGGAAACAGCTGGTGAAATTCGTCTTTATGACGGCACGGCTGGTGATCGCCTGACAATAAACGGCTCTTATACCGGCAATGGTGGTTTGATTACATTCGATACGGCCCTTGGTGACGACAGTTCGACAACCGACATGCTTGTCATCACGGGTGACACTGCTGGCACGACAAATGTCGCTGTGACCAACGCCGGCGGCGAAGGTGCGCAGACGGTTGAAGGCATCAAGATTATTGAAGTTGGTGGCGCATCCAATGGTACATTCTCGCTGCAAGGCGATTATGTGCATGAAGGTGAAAATGCTGTTGTTGCTGGTGCCTATGCCTACAAGCTTTATCAGGGTGGTGTTGCCAGCCCGGCCGATGGTGACTGGTATCTGCGTTCACAGATCAAACCGGTTGATCCCGTTGATCCCGTTGATCCCGTTGATCCCGTTGATCCTGTCGATCCAACCAATCCTGTTGATCCAACTGATCCTGTTACGCTTCCTAGCGAACCACTCTATCAAGCAGGCGTTCCAACCTATGAGAGCTATGCACAATCGCTGCTTGGCTTGAATGGCGTCCCCACCTTGCAGCAGCGTGTCGGCAATCGCTTCTGGGCAAGCAATGGCAATCGAGTGATTGCACAAGGTGCCGATCCGGTGGGAACGCCCTATGCCGCACCTGAGGAAGCAGGAGTGGCAATCGAGGGCAATGGTGTCTGGGGTCGTATCGAAGGCGCGCATAACAGCATTGAGCCACGCTTCTCCACCTCTTCCACCGAATATGATCAGAACATCTTCAAGCTGCAGGCGGGTCTTGATGGCATGCTGGCAGAAATCGAAAGCGGTAAGCTGATCGGTGGCGTCACCGTGCATTATGCCCATGGCAAGACCAAGACGAAATCCGTGCATGGTGATGGTGAAATCTCCACCGACGGCTATGGCTTTGGCGGAACTCTGACATGGTATGGCGAAAACGGCTTCTACCTTGATGGTCAGGCACAACTGACATGGTACAGAAGCGATCTCAACTCAACACTTGCTAATAGCACCCTTGTCGATGGCAATGACGGCTTTGGCTATGCGTTGTCCATTGAAGGTGGCAAGCGCATTGCGATCGATCAGGCATGGTCGCTCACGCCACAGGCGCAGCTTTTCTATTCTAGCGTTGATTTCGATGACTTCGCCGATACATTCGGCTCACAGGTCAGCCTTGACCGTGGTGACAGTCTTCAAGGTCGTCTTGGTCTGACGCTTGATCATGAAAGCTCATGGCAGAATGCCAATGGCAAACTTGATCGTGCACATGTCTATGGCATTGCCAATCTCTATTACGAGTTCCTGGAAGGCACGAAGGTCGATGTTGCGGGCACAAGCTTTGCCAGCCGCAATGATCGTCTGTGGGGCGGGCTTGGAATTGGCGGTTCCTACAACTGGAACGACGACAAATATTCGATCTATGGCGAAGGTCTCGTCAACACCAGCCTCAACAATTTTGGTGACAGCTACTCCCTCAAGGGACAGGCTGGATTCCGAGTTAAGTGGTAA
- a CDS encoding IS6 family transposase, producing the protein MKLPSSFPRLKGFRFPREIVAYAVWAYYRFALSTADVEDLLAERGVIFSRETIRLWINRFGRHFADCIRRDRPKPNDKWHIDEVVITIGGKKYWLWRAIDADGDVLDILVQTRRNTKAAKRFFTRLIRQYGQPRVVVTDKLRSYTKPVQKIAPDADHRAHKGLNNRIENSHRLSRKREKIMGRFKSPRQAQRFLSAHDQINTIFRPRRYNLTAISYRHARTDAFALWRDYTTEMTA; encoded by the coding sequence ATGAAATTACCGAGTTCTTTTCCCCGGTTGAAGGGATTTCGTTTTCCGCGTGAGATTGTCGCTTATGCAGTATGGGCCTATTACAGGTTTGCGCTGAGCACGGCCGATGTGGAAGACCTGCTTGCCGAGCGCGGCGTCATTTTCAGCCGGGAAACCATTCGTCTCTGGATTAATCGCTTTGGTCGTCATTTTGCGGACTGTATCCGCAGGGATCGACCAAAGCCAAACGACAAATGGCACATTGATGAGGTCGTCATCACGATTGGGGGAAAGAAGTATTGGCTTTGGCGGGCCATTGACGCAGATGGCGATGTTCTTGATATTCTGGTTCAAACACGCCGTAACACAAAGGCTGCCAAGCGTTTTTTCACCAGACTGATCCGGCAATACGGTCAACCACGTGTCGTTGTGACGGATAAGCTGCGCAGCTATACCAAGCCAGTACAAAAAATCGCGCCAGATGCCGATCATCGTGCTCATAAAGGCCTGAACAACAGAATTGAAAATTCGCACCGCCTGAGCCGAAAACGGGAGAAAATCATGGGGCGGTTCAAATCGCCTCGTCAAGCCCAACGCTTCTTGTCAGCACACGATCAAATCAACACCATCTTCCGTCCTCGCCGCTATAATCTCACTGCTATCTCCTACCGCCATGCACGTACCGATGCATTTGCATTATGGCGTGACTACACGACCGAAATGACCGCTTGA
- the argE gene encoding acetylornithine deacetylase: protein MNAVEILDQLIGFPSVVGTGNGDIVDWISRYLESHGITASVLPGPEGDRSNLFATIGPADRPGYIFSGHMDVVPAGEAEWLSDPFCLREETGRLYGRGTTDMKGFLAAVLASTPMLQSLKLERPIHIAFSYDEEAGCRGVPHMISRLPELCAKPVGAIIGEPSGLQAVRAHKGKAAARVTVRGRSGHSSRPDLGVNAIHVMTRVMAKAVAEAERLTQGPFEETFAPPYSSLQIGRVGGGQALNIIPELCTVEIEARAISGVRPEELLQAVRDEVEALADSGIDIEWTPLSAYPALFLSQDTSLVALLEQATGKPSRAAVSFGTEAGLFQGAGIDAIICGPGDIDRAHKANEFIELDELMACQRLIETLGRTCTG from the coding sequence ATGAACGCTGTTGAGATACTTGACCAGTTGATCGGCTTTCCGTCGGTCGTCGGAACAGGCAATGGCGACATAGTCGACTGGATTTCCCGCTATCTGGAAAGTCACGGCATCACGGCCTCGGTCCTGCCCGGCCCGGAGGGCGACAGGTCTAATCTCTTTGCGACCATCGGGCCGGCCGATCGGCCCGGTTACATTTTCTCGGGCCACATGGATGTGGTTCCCGCCGGTGAGGCGGAGTGGTTATCCGATCCCTTTTGCCTGAGAGAAGAGACCGGTCGTCTTTATGGGCGCGGTACAACGGACATGAAGGGGTTTCTTGCTGCGGTCCTGGCAAGCACCCCCATGCTTCAATCATTGAAATTGGAGCGCCCCATTCATATCGCCTTCTCATATGACGAGGAGGCAGGGTGCCGTGGCGTTCCTCATATGATATCGAGATTGCCGGAGCTCTGTGCAAAGCCCGTTGGCGCAATCATTGGCGAGCCCAGCGGCTTGCAGGCGGTTCGTGCGCACAAGGGCAAGGCGGCTGCTCGGGTGACAGTGAGGGGACGTTCCGGTCATTCGTCGCGCCCGGATCTTGGTGTGAATGCAATCCACGTCATGACCAGGGTTATGGCGAAGGCTGTCGCAGAAGCGGAGCGCCTGACGCAGGGCCCTTTCGAGGAGACCTTTGCACCCCCTTATTCCTCCTTGCAGATCGGCAGGGTGGGAGGGGGACAGGCGCTTAATATCATCCCCGAACTTTGCACGGTCGAAATTGAGGCCCGCGCCATATCTGGAGTTCGACCGGAAGAGCTGTTGCAGGCGGTTCGCGACGAGGTGGAAGCGCTTGCGGACAGCGGCATCGATATAGAGTGGACACCGCTGAGTGCTTATCCCGCACTGTTCCTTTCCCAAGACACCTCGCTGGTTGCCCTTCTGGAACAGGCCACCGGCAAGCCATCGCGCGCCGCTGTGAGCTTTGGAACCGAGGCAGGGCTGTTTCAGGGCGCGGGCATCGACGCCATCATCTGCGGCCCAGGTGACATCGACCGTGCACACAAGGCAAATGAATTCATCGAGCTGGACGAACTGATGGCCTGCCAGAGATTGATCGAGACCCTAGGCAGAACCTGTACCGGATAA
- a CDS encoding agmatinase, translated as MPLTIPAKAEHRTFLYSEPCLDLDALSADIAYLGIPYGASYTFGEIANDQSRGALAMRRATDRILRSIERYDFDLGGPMYDHRPIRAVDCGDVYADPREHGDHLQRAEEVVRKIVASGALPIILGGDHSIPIPVIKALDTEGPITLIQLDQHLDWREEINGVTQGLSSPIRRASEMDHVGEIFQIGLHATGSGRQEEFDAAEAYGAHLVSAYDLHDHGVEPVLDMIPDGGRYYITVDLDAFEPGGAPGVAAPCAGGMTFLQARKLIHGLVKKGRVVGMDVVEITPATDVNQITCITAGRLIVNLIGAAVRANYFEGRAGKSGV; from the coding sequence ATGCCGCTTACAATCCCCGCAAAGGCCGAGCACCGGACGTTCCTGTATTCGGAGCCATGTCTCGATCTGGATGCGCTCTCTGCCGATATCGCCTATCTGGGAATTCCCTATGGGGCGTCCTACACCTTCGGCGAAATCGCCAATGACCAGAGCCGCGGCGCTTTGGCCATGCGCCGGGCGACCGACAGAATCCTCCGCTCGATAGAGCGATACGATTTCGACCTTGGCGGCCCGATGTATGACCATCGACCCATTCGCGCAGTCGACTGCGGCGATGTATATGCCGATCCGCGCGAGCATGGGGATCATCTGCAGCGTGCCGAGGAGGTTGTCCGCAAGATCGTGGCTTCGGGTGCGCTGCCGATCATATTGGGTGGCGATCACTCTATTCCCATACCGGTTATCAAGGCGCTCGACACGGAGGGGCCGATCACGCTCATCCAGCTGGATCAGCACCTTGATTGGCGTGAGGAAATCAACGGCGTTACGCAGGGCCTGTCCAGCCCGATCCGCCGGGCATCCGAGATGGATCATGTCGGCGAGATTTTTCAGATCGGGCTGCACGCAACCGGCAGCGGGCGTCAGGAAGAGTTCGACGCAGCGGAAGCCTATGGCGCACATCTCGTATCGGCCTATGATCTGCATGATCACGGTGTCGAGCCTGTCCTGGACATGATCCCTGATGGCGGTCGCTATTACATTACGGTCGATCTGGATGCCTTCGAGCCTGGGGGCGCCCCCGGCGTCGCCGCGCCATGTGCCGGCGGCATGACCTTCCTGCAGGCGCGCAAACTGATCCACGGTCTCGTCAAGAAGGGCAGGGTTGTCGGGATGGATGTCGTGGAGATCACGCCTGCGACCGACGTCAATCAGATTACCTGCATAACGGCGGGGCGCTTGATCGTGAACCTGATCGGCGCGGCGGTGCGCGCCAACTATTTTGAAGGTCGCGCCGGCAAGAGCGGCGTGTGA
- a CDS encoding amino acid ABC transporter ATP-binding protein: MNKWFGDFQVLRDINLTVMKGERIVIAGPSGSGKSTMIRCINRLEEHQKGRIVVGGIELTDDLKKIDEVRREVGMVFQHFNLFPHLTILENCTLAPIWVRGMSKKAAAEVAMHYLERVKIPEQANKYPGQLSGGQQQRVAIARSLCMKPQIMLFDEPTSALDPEMVKEVLDTMVSLADEGMTMLCVTHEMGFARQVADRVIFMDEGRIVEENAPAEFFDNPQHERTKLFLSQILGH; this comes from the coding sequence ATGAACAAATGGTTTGGGGATTTTCAGGTTTTACGCGACATCAATCTGACGGTCATGAAGGGCGAACGCATCGTCATCGCCGGGCCGTCCGGTTCCGGCAAGTCGACCATGATCCGCTGCATCAATCGCCTGGAAGAGCATCAGAAAGGAAGGATAGTTGTCGGAGGCATCGAACTCACCGACGATCTGAAGAAGATCGATGAGGTGCGCCGGGAAGTCGGCATGGTCTTCCAGCACTTCAATCTCTTCCCGCATCTGACGATCTTGGAAAACTGCACGCTCGCCCCGATTTGGGTGCGGGGGATGTCGAAGAAGGCCGCGGCGGAAGTGGCCATGCACTATCTGGAACGGGTCAAGATTCCAGAACAGGCAAACAAGTATCCGGGGCAGCTTTCAGGTGGGCAGCAGCAGCGTGTCGCCATCGCCCGCTCGCTTTGCATGAAGCCTCAGATCATGCTGTTCGACGAGCCGACATCCGCTCTTGACCCGGAAATGGTCAAGGAGGTGCTCGACACGATGGTCTCGCTCGCCGACGAAGGCATGACCATGCTTTGCGTCACGCATGAAATGGGTTTCGCCCGTCAGGTCGCTGACCGGGTGATCTTCATGGATGAAGGCAGAATCGTCGAGGAGAATGCCCCGGCCGAGTTTTTCGACAACCCGCAGCACGAGCGGACAAAACTCTTTCTCAGCCAGATTCTTGGGCACTGA
- a CDS encoding amino acid ABC transporter permease produces the protein MISDFSTWDIFRNLIAAVPWTLYLSLIAFAGGASLALLLLVLRLTYPRTLSRPISLYVSVFQGTPLLMQLFLVYFGLALIGLQTTPLLAASLCLWIYSSAYLTETWYGCVLAIPKGQWEASSSLGLKSWPQMRLIILPQAVRISVPPTVGILVQVVKNTSLASIVGFVELTRASQMIANATFEPFLVYGAVSLIYFVICFSISLGGKWVEERTKIA, from the coding sequence ATGATCAGCGATTTCTCGACCTGGGATATTTTCCGGAATCTCATCGCGGCTGTGCCCTGGACGCTCTATCTTTCGTTGATTGCCTTTGCCGGTGGGGCCTCGCTCGCCCTCCTTCTTCTGGTCTTGCGGCTCACCTATCCTCGTACCCTGTCCCGGCCGATCAGCCTCTATGTGAGCGTTTTCCAGGGCACGCCTCTGCTCATGCAGCTGTTCCTGGTCTATTTCGGGTTGGCGCTGATCGGGTTGCAGACAACGCCGCTTCTGGCAGCCAGCCTTTGCCTGTGGATTTATAGCAGCGCCTACCTGACCGAGACCTGGTATGGCTGCGTGCTCGCAATTCCCAAGGGGCAGTGGGAGGCGTCCTCGAGCCTCGGTTTGAAAAGCTGGCCGCAGATGCGGCTCATTATTCTGCCGCAGGCCGTGCGCATTTCGGTGCCGCCGACGGTCGGAATCCTGGTGCAGGTCGTCAAGAACACGTCGCTTGCCTCCATCGTTGGTTTCGTGGAGCTGACGCGGGCCAGCCAGATGATCGCAAACGCTACCTTCGAGCCGTTCCTGGTCTATGGCGCGGTGTCGCTCATCTATTTCGTGATCTGTTTTTCGATCTCTCTCGGCGGCAAATGGGTCGAGGAGAGGACGAAGATTGCATGA
- a CDS encoding amino acid ABC transporter permease, producing MSLSSFIDVLSAWPSLLNGLVMTIVITAVASFLGVCLGTLCAWGSLKARKFLRIIIRCYVEFTRNTPFLGQIFFIFFGLPTLGLKMNSLTAAIVAMTFNLTAYACEIIRAGIEATPRGQFEASDALGLKPVQTFFLVVIPPAFQRVWPAMTSQLVIILLASALCSQISVAELSYVANVIASRTFRNFEAYIVVTILYLFLAIFFRKLLVWVGHQFVFGHFGTVGQR from the coding sequence ATGAGTCTATCGAGTTTCATCGACGTTCTGTCAGCATGGCCCAGTCTTCTCAACGGGCTGGTGATGACCATCGTTATCACGGCCGTGGCCTCCTTCCTCGGTGTTTGCCTGGGCACATTGTGTGCCTGGGGAAGCCTGAAAGCTCGGAAATTCCTGCGGATCATCATTCGCTGTTACGTCGAGTTCACGAGGAACACGCCGTTCCTGGGGCAGATATTCTTCATCTTTTTCGGGCTGCCTACGCTGGGTCTGAAAATGAATAGTCTGACTGCCGCCATCGTGGCGATGACGTTCAATCTCACGGCCTATGCCTGTGAAATCATTCGGGCGGGGATCGAGGCAACGCCTCGAGGTCAGTTCGAGGCCTCAGACGCCTTGGGGCTGAAGCCGGTTCAGACCTTCTTCCTTGTGGTGATCCCGCCCGCATTCCAGCGAGTCTGGCCAGCCATGACGAGCCAGCTCGTGATCATTCTGCTCGCTTCGGCGCTGTGCAGCCAGATCTCGGTCGCTGAGCTTTCGTATGTCGCCAACGTCATAGCAAGCCGGACCTTCAGGAACTTCGAAGCCTATATCGTCGTGACGATCCTCTATCTGTTCCTCGCCATCTTCTTCAGGAAGCTGTTGGTTTGGGTCGGGCACCAGTTCGTGTTTGGGCATTTCGGAACGGTGGGGCAACGATGA
- a CDS encoding MmgE/PrpD family protein — MKASRNASALLAEWASNVRTSDIPDKVRAVARTCVTDTIGVAMAGTASPVSSLARQVALENAGPGWADILGAGTKCSASAAAFCNGVTAHALDFDDNCYAGFVHGSAIIVPAALAVAQERDLTGADLVTAIVVGAECEYAVGAAAGVDLYEKGWWTTGLIGPIGAGVAVGRLLGLDAEAMQSCIGFAVAGAGGTKACFGTDAKALMAGAASEAGVKWALLASRGANGPVDAFSHVAGFANLFNNSIFNVEEVARLGTDWRLVEPGIDIKKYPVCLSSHAAIDVVSGIVRREGIAAADIQEIVCDVPPVVVANLIYVSPETVREAQFSMEFALAAAACFGELGLDQLKPEILHSEEVRALMARVRMLSGPDWDLPRRIAAPEGASILLTLKDGRRFSGFCSHAPGTAANPLPAEEIETKFLGGTQTVLGARPARDLLQALNLLDADVPVRDLLKPVFPGAQKCG, encoded by the coding sequence ATGAAAGCTTCCCGCAATGCTTCGGCATTGCTTGCTGAATGGGCAAGCAATGTGCGCACATCCGATATCCCCGACAAGGTCAGGGCCGTTGCACGCACCTGTGTGACGGACACTATTGGGGTCGCCATGGCGGGAACTGCTTCGCCGGTTTCGTCCCTGGCGCGACAGGTCGCGCTGGAGAATGCGGGCCCCGGCTGGGCCGATATTCTGGGGGCGGGAACGAAATGTTCGGCATCGGCGGCAGCGTTCTGCAATGGCGTTACCGCCCATGCGCTCGATTTCGACGACAATTGCTATGCTGGCTTCGTCCATGGCTCCGCCATTATCGTTCCCGCAGCGCTTGCCGTCGCCCAGGAGCGGGATTTGACGGGGGCTGACCTCGTCACGGCCATCGTTGTCGGTGCGGAATGCGAATATGCAGTGGGCGCGGCTGCCGGGGTCGATCTTTACGAAAAAGGGTGGTGGACGACCGGCCTGATTGGCCCCATAGGCGCAGGTGTCGCTGTCGGGCGGCTCCTTGGGCTGGATGCAGAGGCGATGCAGTCCTGTATCGGTTTTGCGGTTGCCGGTGCCGGCGGTACGAAAGCCTGTTTCGGAACGGATGCGAAAGCCCTGATGGCCGGGGCGGCGAGCGAAGCGGGCGTGAAGTGGGCACTTCTCGCTTCCCGCGGCGCGAATGGTCCGGTCGATGCATTTTCGCATGTGGCGGGGTTTGCCAACCTCTTCAACAATTCGATCTTCAACGTCGAGGAAGTTGCCCGGCTGGGTACCGACTGGCGCCTTGTCGAGCCGGGCATCGACATCAAGAAGTACCCGGTATGCCTGTCCTCCCACGCCGCGATCGACGTTGTTTCCGGCATTGTGAGGCGGGAGGGCATTGCCGCTGCCGATATTCAGGAAATCGTCTGCGACGTGCCGCCCGTCGTCGTGGCCAATCTCATCTATGTTTCTCCGGAAACAGTGAGGGAAGCGCAATTCAGCATGGAGTTCGCTTTGGCCGCGGCCGCGTGTTTCGGCGAACTCGGTCTCGACCAGCTAAAGCCGGAAATACTGCACAGCGAAGAGGTTCGGGCGCTGATGGCGCGCGTCCGTATGCTCAGCGGGCCCGACTGGGACCTGCCGCGCCGTATCGCTGCTCCTGAAGGAGCCTCGATCCTGCTGACGCTGAAGGACGGACGCCGGTTTTCAGGCTTTTGTTCGCATGCCCCCGGAACGGCGGCGAACCCTCTGCCTGCCGAAGAGATCGAGACAAAATTCCTAGGCGGCACGCAAACCGTCCTGGGTGCCCGTCCCGCCCGCGATCTCTTGCAGGCGCTCAATCTTCTCGATGCGGATGTACCGGTTCGCGATCTTTTAAAACCCGTTTTCCCGGGAGCACAGAAATGCGGCTGA
- a CDS encoding transporter substrate-binding domain-containing protein: MKTKLFIAAMAALVTSFVAAPASADMLDDIIARKTIRVAVPTDYPPFGSVGSDMQPQGMDIDMARLIAKSLGVEVELIPVTAPNRVAYLQTGKSDLTISSLGKTEERAKVIDFSIAYSPFFDAVFGAKNPPIEKHEDLTGHTIAVTRGSMQDQELEELAPGAVVKRFEDNNSTIAAFISGQVAMFASGTPVAAAIKKRSPDLDLELKIVLANSPCYVGVAKGETRLLEKVNSIIREAKASGEVDRLSLQWLGAPSGDLPE, encoded by the coding sequence ATGAAGACCAAACTATTCATCGCAGCCATGGCCGCGTTGGTCACCTCATTCGTGGCCGCGCCCGCGTCCGCGGATATGCTCGACGACATCATCGCAAGAAAGACGATCCGCGTTGCGGTTCCTACCGATTATCCTCCGTTCGGTTCTGTCGGAAGCGATATGCAGCCGCAGGGCATGGATATCGACATGGCGAGGTTGATCGCAAAAAGCCTGGGCGTCGAAGTCGAGCTTATCCCGGTAACGGCACCGAACCGCGTGGCCTATCTGCAGACTGGCAAGTCGGACCTCACCATCTCGTCCCTCGGAAAGACGGAAGAGCGGGCCAAGGTCATCGATTTCAGCATCGCCTATTCTCCATTCTTCGATGCCGTGTTCGGCGCCAAGAACCCGCCTATCGAAAAGCATGAGGACCTGACCGGTCATACCATCGCGGTGACCCGCGGTTCGATGCAGGACCAGGAATTGGAAGAGCTCGCACCGGGTGCCGTGGTGAAGCGGTTCGAAGACAACAACAGCACGATAGCAGCATTCATTTCCGGCCAGGTGGCGATGTTTGCCTCCGGCACGCCGGTTGCCGCCGCCATCAAGAAGCGCTCGCCCGATCTCGATCTCGAGCTGAAGATCGTTCTGGCAAATTCGCCGTGCTATGTCGGTGTCGCGAAGGGCGAAACGCGCCTTCTGGAGAAGGTGAACTCCATCATTCGCGAAGCCAAGGCCAGTGGCGAAGTCGACCGCCTGTCGCTCCAGTGGCTGGGTGCACCGAGCGGCGACCTGCCTGAATAA
- a CDS encoding RidA family protein, producing MAHTRIRKFNTKETYPEQKIDNDLCQAVVARGTTVYLRGQIGQNLDTSECVCVGDVAGQTEQAMKNIDMLLKECGSQLDHICKLTIYISDPRYREDVYRVVGRWLKGVFPVSTGIVVTAFARTEYLVEVDATAVIPD from the coding sequence TGGCGCATACGCGAATCCGAAAATTCAATACAAAAGAAACATACCCTGAACAGAAGATCGATAATGATCTGTGTCAGGCGGTTGTCGCTCGTGGAACCACGGTATACTTGCGTGGCCAGATCGGTCAAAATTTGGATACTTCCGAATGTGTTTGTGTCGGTGATGTCGCCGGGCAGACAGAGCAGGCAATGAAAAACATCGACATGCTGCTCAAGGAATGCGGAAGCCAGCTCGATCATATCTGCAAGCTGACCATCTACATTTCCGATCCGCGTTACCGGGAGGATGTATACCGTGTGGTCGGCCGTTGGCTGAAGGGTGTATTCCCAGTCTCGACCGGCATCGTCGTCACGGCGTTCGCACGTACCGAGTACCTGGTTGAGGTGGACGCCACGGCCGTCATCCCGGACTGA